A stretch of Plectropomus leopardus isolate mb unplaced genomic scaffold, YSFRI_Pleo_2.0 unplaced_scaffold7387, whole genome shotgun sequence DNA encodes these proteins:
- the LOC121940076 gene encoding cullin-9-like, producing MLPWHESIEPCLSSMTAFINDREVVQQFIRFLYRLASLNKDYAVVMCRLGTKEALVKALDKHSTNLLLVTELRDLITDCEKYASLYKKMTTSVLAGCIQVRQRHV from the exons ATGCTGCCGTGGCACGAGAGCATTGAGCCCTGCCTGTCCTCCATGACGGCCTTCATCAACGACAGAGAG GTGGTCCAGCAGTTTATACGCTTCCTGTACCGGCTGGCGTCCTTGAACAAGGACTATGCGGTGGTGATGTGTCGTCTGGGGACAAAGGAGGCTCTGGTGAAAGCTCTGGACAAACACAGCACTAACCTGCTGCTGGTCACCGAGCTGCGAGACCTCATCACCGACTGCGAGAAGTACGCCAGCCTCTACAAGAAGATGACCACCAGCGTGCTCGCCGGATGCATCCAGGTACGCCAGAGACACGTTTAA